The following coding sequences are from one Oceanidesulfovibrio indonesiensis window:
- a CDS encoding response regulator: MIKVLIADDHPIVRQGLRQVFEGSSSFVLVGEASEGAVALDILDERGADVVLLDLNMPGMDGLEVLKRIRREHPRTRVLVLSIYPEEQYAVRVIRAGASGYMTKNSGPQEMLDAVQRVYEGGKHINAKVAELLASEVGGDLEKPPHECLSDREFEVMRLLSLGKTVTRIAEELNLSPKTISTYRSRILSKMHMESNSDLTQYAIQYELIP, from the coding sequence ATGATCAAGGTACTCATAGCAGACGACCATCCCATTGTGCGGCAGGGGCTCCGGCAGGTTTTCGAAGGCTCTTCGTCGTTCGTGCTCGTTGGCGAAGCCTCTGAAGGCGCCGTCGCTCTGGACATACTCGATGAGCGTGGCGCTGATGTCGTTCTGCTCGATCTGAACATGCCCGGCATGGACGGGCTCGAAGTGCTCAAACGCATTCGCCGCGAGCATCCCCGGACCAGGGTCCTCGTGCTCAGCATCTATCCGGAAGAGCAGTACGCGGTACGCGTCATCCGGGCCGGAGCATCCGGCTACATGACCAAGAACTCCGGACCGCAGGAGATGCTGGATGCAGTGCAGCGCGTGTACGAGGGCGGCAAGCACATCAATGCGAAAGTCGCGGAACTGCTGGCTTCCGAGGTTGGCGGCGACCTGGAGAAACCGCCGCATGAATGCCTCTCCGACCGCGAGTTCGAGGTCATGCGTCTGCTCAGCCTGGGCAAGACCGTGACGCGCATCGCCGAGGAGCTCAACCTGAGCCCGAAGACCATATCCACATACCGCTCGCGCATCCTGTCCAAGATGCACATGGAATCCAATTCGGACCTAACTCAGTACGCCATCCAGTATGAGCTCATTCCCTGA
- a CDS encoding universal stress protein, with protein sequence MHPWQNIVVGVDLGAESRAVAVGAMCAMKHANRIRAVSVVPGPESTDAAPQHPGEGPVSLGESDTAKYLGNLYKEALAKFQEKAVRSCPSANFETRLAYGTVYQRLLEAAEEIDADVAVVGLPSREGRDTRMLGRTPARLIGFCACDVLAIPYESSLNLDRVLVAVDGSAHAKKAAEKARALVRESGGVLHTLSVMSTRDAHITSLAGKAGLEESIAEAESQANIEANTAKEEGIEAYPHAAKGKAHLKIVEKAKELDAGLIVMGSHGRTGLMRLLLGSVAQRVLETTDRPVLVVRS encoded by the coding sequence ATGCATCCATGGCAGAATATCGTAGTGGGCGTAGACCTGGGAGCAGAGAGCCGCGCCGTGGCTGTGGGGGCCATGTGCGCCATGAAGCATGCGAACCGGATACGCGCCGTCTCCGTAGTGCCGGGGCCGGAAAGCACGGATGCCGCGCCGCAGCACCCCGGGGAAGGTCCGGTCTCCCTAGGCGAGTCCGACACCGCAAAGTATCTCGGCAATCTGTATAAAGAAGCGCTCGCCAAGTTTCAGGAAAAAGCCGTGCGCAGCTGCCCGAGCGCCAACTTCGAAACCCGACTGGCATACGGCACGGTGTATCAGCGCCTTCTCGAAGCGGCGGAGGAGATAGACGCCGACGTTGCCGTGGTGGGACTGCCAAGCAGGGAAGGCCGCGACACACGCATGCTGGGCCGCACGCCTGCACGCCTCATCGGGTTCTGCGCATGCGATGTCCTGGCCATTCCCTACGAAAGCTCGCTGAATCTGGACCGCGTGCTCGTGGCCGTGGACGGCTCCGCCCATGCCAAAAAAGCGGCGGAAAAGGCCCGCGCCCTGGTCAGGGAGTCCGGCGGGGTGCTGCATACCCTCTCCGTGATGTCCACGCGCGACGCGCACATCACGAGCCTGGCCGGCAAAGCTGGGCTGGAGGAGTCCATCGCCGAAGCGGAATCCCAGGCGAACATCGAGGCGAACACGGCCAAGGAAGAAGGCATAGAGGCGTATCCGCACGCGGCAAAGGGCAAGGCGCATCTCAAGATCGTGGAGAAGGCCAAGGAGCTGGACGCGGGGCTCATCGTCATGGGGTCCCACGGCCGCACAGGCCTCATGCGGCTGTTGCTGGGCAGCGTGGCGCAACGGGTGCTGGAGACCACGGACCGCCCCGTGCTCGTGGTGCGCAGCTGA
- a CDS encoding glycosyltransferase — MTRNTSGSSSSLVVCDIVQSYSPISGGVKRYLQHKATYMAAHDGLRHVLVIPGDENDFYIDRNTAVYVIDSPSLVLSRSYRLLVNRSRILEIVASEQPDVIEVDNAYIPAWISLEAQETFSVPLVGFYHSDYPRALGMELGRVVRSETVDSMLTKAIEFYLAGLYNRMRCTVTATRQFERYLKNMGVSCVERIPLCTDVDVFRPVDSRQKVLSELHLPEDTYLILFVGRLAEMKNLPETFAMLDALGEDAHGVHLLVVGDGEERDMVLEETNKRHNTTWLRYVHDPQRLAELYAAADLLVNAGIHETFGLVSLEAQACGARVLGVRGGGMDETLEGEEPLILAESETPEDLADAVRRIRALREGPEAAARRRERIVRNYSINATFDALIDLYRRLVQESQSAGTTRNTHSIS, encoded by the coding sequence GTGACGCGGAACACCTCGGGCTCTTCCTCCTCCCTTGTCGTTTGCGATATTGTGCAGTCCTACAGCCCTATTTCCGGCGGGGTGAAGCGCTATTTGCAACACAAGGCCACTTACATGGCCGCGCACGACGGGCTGCGCCACGTCCTGGTTATTCCCGGTGACGAGAACGACTTCTACATCGACCGCAACACCGCGGTGTACGTGATCGACTCGCCCTCCCTCGTGCTCTCCAGAAGCTATCGGCTGCTGGTCAACCGTTCGCGCATCCTGGAGATCGTCGCCTCGGAGCAGCCGGACGTGATCGAAGTGGACAACGCCTACATCCCGGCGTGGATAAGCCTGGAGGCGCAGGAGACGTTCTCCGTGCCGCTGGTGGGCTTCTACCATTCGGATTACCCGCGCGCCCTGGGCATGGAACTCGGCCGCGTAGTCCGGTCCGAGACGGTGGATTCAATGCTCACCAAAGCCATCGAATTCTATCTGGCCGGGCTGTACAACCGCATGCGCTGTACGGTCACGGCAACGCGCCAGTTCGAGCGGTATCTGAAAAACATGGGGGTCTCGTGCGTGGAGCGCATCCCCCTGTGCACGGACGTGGACGTCTTCCGGCCCGTGGACAGCCGGCAGAAGGTGCTGAGTGAATTGCATTTGCCCGAGGACACTTACCTCATCCTCTTCGTGGGGCGGCTGGCGGAGATGAAGAACCTGCCCGAGACTTTCGCCATGCTGGACGCTCTGGGCGAGGACGCGCATGGCGTCCACCTGCTCGTGGTCGGCGACGGTGAGGAACGGGACATGGTCCTGGAAGAAACGAACAAGCGCCACAACACGACATGGCTGCGGTACGTCCACGACCCGCAGCGGCTCGCGGAACTCTACGCCGCGGCCGATCTGCTCGTGAACGCCGGCATCCACGAAACATTCGGCCTGGTCTCGCTGGAGGCGCAGGCGTGCGGCGCCCGCGTGCTCGGCGTGCGCGGCGGGGGCATGGACGAAACGCTGGAAGGCGAAGAACCGCTGATCCTTGCCGAATCGGAAACGCCGGAAGACCTGGCCGATGCAGTGCGCAGAATCCGGGCGTTGCGCGAAGGGCCGGAAGCAGCTGCCCGGCGGCGCGAGCGAATAGTCAGGAACTATTCCATCAACGCCACGTTCGATGCGCTGATCGACCTGTACCGACGCCTTGTGCAGGAGAGCCAGTCCGCGGGAACAACCCGCAACACGCACTCAATATCTTGA
- a CDS encoding protein-glutamate methylesterase/protein-glutamine glutaminase, translating to MKVVVVDDSAFMRKALSTMLEKDPEIKVVATGRNGEEGLDLIRKLQPDVVTLDIEMPRMDGLTALRHIMMEMPRPVLMVSSLTTEGAEATLKAMELGAVDFIPKQLSKVSLDIVRIEESLRSKVKEVARRKFRAPRAMRPAARTAETRAPAQVVRPSGRVVRDVVAVGVSTGGPPAVQKVLSGLPADFPAGILIAQHMPAAFTGPFAKRLDSVSKVTVKEAEDVEPFKPGTVYIAPGGKHLVLAVRGSRMEVRVVEEPANALYKPSANVLIESAAESTGRRALGVILTGMGNDGLEGIRALKARGGRALAQNDASCVVFGMPKAIVDANLADEVVDIDDMAQSIMKNLYAN from the coding sequence ATCAAAGTGGTTGTCGTGGATGACTCCGCCTTTATGCGCAAGGCCTTGAGCACGATGCTCGAGAAAGATCCCGAAATAAAGGTGGTGGCTACGGGCCGCAACGGGGAAGAGGGCCTCGACCTCATCAGGAAACTTCAACCCGATGTCGTGACGCTGGACATCGAGATGCCCAGAATGGACGGGCTCACAGCCCTGCGCCATATCATGATGGAAATGCCCCGGCCGGTCCTCATGGTCAGTTCCCTGACCACGGAAGGCGCCGAAGCCACTCTGAAGGCCATGGAGCTTGGGGCGGTCGATTTCATTCCCAAGCAGCTTTCCAAGGTCAGCCTCGACATCGTCAGGATCGAGGAGAGCCTGCGCAGCAAAGTGAAGGAAGTGGCGCGCCGCAAGTTCCGCGCGCCCAGGGCGATGCGCCCCGCAGCCAGGACTGCCGAAACGCGCGCCCCGGCCCAGGTGGTGCGGCCGTCCGGCAGGGTGGTCCGGGACGTGGTAGCCGTGGGGGTCTCCACCGGCGGCCCGCCGGCAGTGCAGAAGGTGCTGTCCGGGCTGCCCGCGGATTTTCCGGCTGGCATCCTCATCGCGCAGCACATGCCTGCTGCCTTCACCGGCCCCTTTGCCAAGCGTCTCGATTCCGTGAGCAAGGTCACGGTCAAGGAGGCGGAAGACGTGGAGCCCTTCAAGCCCGGGACTGTCTACATCGCACCCGGCGGCAAGCATCTGGTGCTTGCGGTGCGCGGCTCGCGCATGGAGGTCAGGGTGGTGGAAGAGCCGGCGAATGCGCTCTACAAGCCGTCCGCGAACGTGCTCATCGAGTCCGCGGCCGAGAGCACCGGCCGTCGCGCCCTCGGCGTCATCCTCACGGGCATGGGCAACGACGGCCTGGAAGGAATCCGGGCTCTCAAAGCGCGCGGCGGACGTGCGCTGGCGCAAAACGACGCTTCGTGCGTGGTGTTCGGAATGCCCAAGGCTATTGTGGATGCGAATCTTGCCGATGAAGTCGTGGACATCGACGACATGGCCCAGTCGATCATGAAGAATCTCTATGCGAACTAG
- a CDS encoding HEAT repeat domain-containing protein: MAAKEAVLKLLSSDDPHDIREGAFTAGDERMAEAVEPLVLHLQSGSLGVQEAADAALRQIGGEKAVAALIPLLRSDDVPVRNLAMDILREIGKQDVDTLIELLRDEDPDMRIFASDILGETRNPLVVGPLCRALLKDPEVNVRYQAAVSLGTVASEEAAGCLNKALEDEEWVQFAVIEALTKIRDESSINALAKAMSRSTDLVSSMIIDALGEMGNIKAVALLLKRLEASPTALRNKIVKAVVNILGGKSLSLLSQDERENLRVYALIALEDEDEEIQDAAIQGLAYVGGEKASAAILKLAAKLDPVSNQDRIESMAAALASIGNTKALEAALSGDEWKKGMVALEAYRRIGDPQFAGHLQEAFPHKDLDMQRAITTVLREIADDGATDFFLGVLEEQEDGDVLKDAAEFLGLKVKAPQALPLLFRLLDHPFDDVKDMALEAIIAINGPEVRQRFKELFDSEEPLDRLMATYALGRLGHEDDLNDLQRALEDPVPEIRKIALESLDDMCFELDRLLPLTIGCLSDEEREVRLAVVEILGKCHDDAVLPYLEQALGDEDDWVRIRALEALGERRATQTIPKIVPLLESDNTLILLKVIEALGDIGGENAFRSLFTVLDNENSEVQAAAEEALAKLKAERE; this comes from the coding sequence ATGGCGGCGAAAGAAGCGGTCCTGAAATTGCTGAGCAGCGACGACCCTCACGACATACGCGAGGGCGCGTTCACCGCGGGCGACGAACGGATGGCCGAGGCGGTGGAACCGCTCGTCCTGCATCTGCAGAGCGGAAGTCTGGGCGTTCAGGAAGCAGCGGATGCGGCGCTCAGACAGATCGGCGGCGAAAAGGCCGTCGCAGCTCTCATCCCGCTGCTGCGCTCGGACGATGTGCCTGTGCGCAACCTCGCCATGGACATACTTCGCGAGATCGGCAAGCAGGATGTGGACACGCTGATCGAACTGCTGCGCGACGAAGATCCGGACATGCGCATCTTCGCCTCGGACATTCTGGGCGAAACGAGAAACCCTCTCGTCGTGGGGCCGCTGTGTCGGGCGCTGCTCAAGGACCCGGAAGTCAATGTCCGCTACCAGGCCGCTGTCAGCCTGGGCACCGTGGCGTCCGAGGAGGCCGCCGGCTGCCTGAACAAGGCCCTGGAAGACGAGGAATGGGTTCAGTTCGCAGTAATCGAGGCGCTGACCAAGATCCGCGACGAGTCGTCCATAAACGCCCTGGCAAAAGCCATGTCCAGATCCACGGACCTCGTCTCGTCCATGATTATCGACGCCCTGGGCGAGATGGGCAACATCAAGGCCGTGGCGCTGCTGCTCAAGCGGCTCGAAGCTTCGCCCACCGCGTTGCGCAACAAGATCGTCAAGGCCGTGGTGAACATACTGGGGGGCAAATCGCTGTCGCTGCTTTCCCAGGACGAACGGGAGAACCTTCGCGTCTACGCCCTCATCGCCCTGGAGGACGAGGACGAAGAGATACAGGACGCCGCCATACAGGGGCTGGCGTACGTGGGCGGAGAGAAAGCCTCGGCCGCGATCCTCAAGCTGGCCGCCAAACTGGACCCGGTCAGCAACCAGGATCGCATAGAAAGCATGGCCGCCGCCCTGGCCTCCATTGGCAACACGAAAGCCCTGGAGGCGGCGTTGTCCGGAGACGAATGGAAAAAGGGCATGGTAGCGCTGGAAGCATACCGGCGCATCGGCGATCCGCAGTTCGCCGGCCATCTGCAGGAGGCCTTTCCGCATAAGGACCTGGACATGCAGCGCGCCATCACGACCGTTCTCCGGGAAATTGCGGATGACGGCGCGACGGACTTTTTTCTCGGTGTTCTGGAGGAGCAGGAGGACGGCGACGTGCTCAAGGACGCCGCGGAGTTTCTGGGCCTGAAGGTGAAGGCTCCGCAGGCGCTGCCGTTGCTCTTTCGCCTGCTTGACCATCCCTTTGACGACGTGAAGGATATGGCCCTGGAGGCAATAATCGCCATCAACGGCCCCGAGGTGCGCCAACGCTTCAAGGAACTCTTCGACAGCGAGGAGCCCCTGGACCGGCTCATGGCGACCTACGCTCTGGGACGGCTCGGCCACGAGGACGACCTGAACGACCTCCAGCGCGCGCTCGAGGACCCGGTGCCGGAAATCCGCAAGATCGCCCTTGAATCGCTGGACGACATGTGCTTCGAGCTCGACCGCCTGCTTCCGCTGACCATCGGCTGCCTGAGCGACGAGGAGCGCGAGGTCCGGCTGGCTGTGGTGGAGATTCTCGGCAAATGCCATGATGATGCGGTGCTGCCGTATCTGGAGCAGGCCCTGGGGGACGAGGACGACTGGGTGCGCATCCGTGCCCTGGAGGCGTTGGGCGAGCGCCGCGCAACGCAGA